A window of Sutcliffiella cohnii contains these coding sequences:
- a CDS encoding 50S ribosomal protein L7ae-like protein: protein MSYEKVMQATNFIVGTKQSVKALKAGTAREVVIADDADVKVTQKVIQTAIEHNVPITKVDSMKKLGKACGIEVGASAVAIIK, encoded by the coding sequence ATGTCTTATGAAAAAGTAATGCAGGCTACGAACTTCATTGTTGGTACAAAACAATCAGTGAAGGCGCTGAAAGCAGGAACAGCTAGAGAAGTAGTTATTGCAGATGATGCTGATGTGAAAGTTACACAAAAAGTCATCCAAACTGCAATAGAGCATAACGTGCCTATCACAAAAGTAGATTCTATGAAAAAGCTTGGCAAAGCTTGTGGAATTGAAGTGGGAGCTTCTGCTGTTGCAATCATTAAATAA
- the rpsL gene encoding 30S ribosomal protein S12, whose product MPTINQLVRKGRESKTTASKSPALNKGYNSFKKAQTNLTSPQKRGVCTRVGTMTPKKPNSALRKYARVRLTNGIEVTAYIPGIGHNLQEHSVVLIRGGRVKDLPGVRYHIVRGALDTAGVNNRMQGRSKYGAKRPKAAKK is encoded by the coding sequence ATGCCTACTATTAACCAATTAGTACGTAAAGGACGCGAAAGCAAAACGACTGCTTCTAAGTCACCTGCTTTAAACAAAGGTTATAACAGCTTTAAAAAAGCTCAAACTAACCTAACGTCTCCGCAAAAGCGTGGAGTTTGTACTCGTGTTGGTACTATGACACCGAAAAAACCAAACTCAGCATTACGTAAATATGCTCGTGTACGTTTAACTAACGGTATCGAGGTAACTGCTTATATCCCAGGTATCGGGCACAACCTACAAGAGCACAGTGTTGTGTTAATCCGTGGAGGTCGTGTAAAAGACTTACCGGGGGTACGTTACCATATCGTACGTGGTGCACTTGACACTGCTGGAGTTAACAACCGTATGCAAGGTCGTTCTAAGTACGGAGCAAAAAGACCTAAAGCTGCTAAGAAATAA
- the rpoB gene encoding DNA-directed RNA polymerase subunit beta, with protein sequence MTGQLVQYGRHRQRRSYARISEVLELPNLIEIQTSSYQWFLDEGLREMFHDISPIEDFTGNLSLEFIDYSLGEPKYPVDESKERDVTYSAPLRVKVRLINKETGEVKDQDVFMGDFPLMTDTGTFVINGAERVIVSQLVRSPSVYYNGKMDKNGKKGFTATVIPNRGAWLEYETDAKDVVYVRIDRTRKLPVTVLLRALGFGSDQEIIDLLGDNEYLRNTLDKDNTESTEKALLEIYERLRPGEPPTVENAKSLLESRFFDPKRYDLASVGRYKINKKLHIKNRLFNQTLAETLVDPETGEIIAEKGTMLDRRTLDRILPYLENGIGLVSFHPSGGVVEEEVALQSIKIYAPSDADGEKEINVIGNGFIEENVKHISASDIIASISYFFNLLHQVGDTDDIDHLGNRRLRSVGELLQNQFRIGLSRMERVVRERMSIQDTNTITPQQLINIRPVIASIKEFFGSSQLSQFMDQTNPLAELTHKRRLSALGPGGLTRERAGFEVRDVHYSHYGRMCPIETPEGPNIGLINSLSSFAKVNKFGFIETPYRKVDPETGKVTSQIDYLTADEEDNYVVAQANVLLGDDGSFLDENVVARFRGENTVVKRERIDYMDVSPKQVVSAATACIPFLENDDSNRALMGANMQRQAVPLLNPESPIVGTGMEHVSARDSGAAVICKYPGIVERVEAREVHVRRIEEVDGQKVKGNLDKYRLQKFIRSNQGTCYNQRPIVAVGNEVVKGEILADGPSMQLGELALGRNVMVAFMTWDGYNYEDAIIMSERLVKDDVYTSVHIEEYESESRDTKLGPEEITRDIPNVGEDALKNLDERGIIRIGAEVKDGDLLVGKVTPKGVTELTAEERLLHAIFGEKAREVRDTSLRVPHGGGGIVLDVKVFNREDGDELPPGVNQLVRVYIVQKRKISEGDKMAGRHGNKGVISRILPEEDMPYLPDGTPVDIMLNPLGVPSRMNIGQVLELHLGMAARRLGIHVASPVFDGATEDDVWSTLEEAGMARDAKTVLYDGRTGEAFDNRVSVGIMYMIKLAHMVDDKLHARSTGPYSLVTQQPLGGKAQFGGQRFGEMEVWALEAYGAAYTLQEILTVKSDDVVGRVKTYEAIVKGENVPEPGVPESFKVLIKELQSLGMDVKILSGDDEEIEMRDLEDDEDPSSESLNVNANEEEVKETVVKE encoded by the coding sequence TTGACAGGTCAACTAGTTCAATACGGACGACACCGCCAACGCAGAAGTTATGCTCGCATTAGTGAAGTGTTAGAATTACCAAATTTAATTGAGATTCAAACTTCATCTTACCAATGGTTCTTAGATGAAGGCTTAAGAGAAATGTTTCACGATATTTCTCCTATTGAAGATTTCACTGGAAATCTATCATTAGAATTTATTGATTATAGCCTTGGAGAGCCGAAATATCCAGTAGATGAATCGAAGGAAAGAGATGTTACATACTCAGCACCTTTACGTGTAAAAGTGCGCCTCATTAATAAAGAAACAGGGGAAGTTAAAGACCAAGATGTATTTATGGGCGATTTCCCGTTAATGACGGATACTGGTACGTTTGTAATTAATGGTGCAGAACGTGTTATCGTTTCGCAATTAGTACGTTCACCAAGTGTTTATTACAATGGGAAAATGGACAAAAACGGGAAAAAGGGCTTTACAGCTACTGTTATCCCAAACCGTGGTGCTTGGTTAGAATATGAGACAGATGCGAAAGATGTTGTGTACGTTCGTATCGATCGTACTCGTAAACTACCGGTAACGGTTCTTTTGCGTGCGCTAGGATTCGGTTCGGATCAAGAGATTATCGATTTATTAGGTGATAATGAGTATTTACGCAACACGCTTGATAAAGATAATACAGAAAGTACGGAAAAAGCGCTACTAGAAATCTATGAGCGTTTACGTCCAGGTGAACCACCAACAGTTGAGAACGCAAAAAGTTTGTTAGAATCAAGATTCTTCGATCCAAAACGATATGACTTAGCAAGTGTTGGTCGTTACAAAATCAACAAAAAGCTTCATATAAAAAACAGATTATTTAATCAAACGTTAGCTGAAACATTAGTTGACCCTGAAACTGGTGAAATTATCGCAGAAAAAGGGACTATGTTAGATCGCAGAACGTTAGATCGTATCCTACCTTACTTAGAAAACGGTATTGGATTAGTTTCGTTCCATCCATCTGGCGGTGTTGTTGAAGAGGAAGTTGCTCTTCAATCAATTAAGATTTATGCACCAAGTGATGCTGATGGAGAAAAGGAAATTAATGTAATCGGAAATGGGTTTATCGAGGAAAACGTTAAACATATTTCTGCATCAGATATTATTGCTTCTATTAGTTATTTCTTTAATTTACTACATCAAGTTGGAGATACAGATGATATTGACCATTTAGGTAACCGTCGTTTACGTTCTGTTGGTGAACTTTTACAGAACCAGTTTAGAATTGGGTTATCCAGAATGGAGCGTGTAGTACGTGAAAGAATGTCTATTCAAGACACAAACACGATTACTCCGCAGCAGTTAATTAATATTCGTCCTGTTATCGCATCTATTAAAGAGTTTTTCGGAAGCTCTCAGCTTTCACAATTCATGGACCAAACAAACCCACTTGCAGAATTAACACATAAGAGAAGATTGTCTGCTTTAGGACCAGGTGGTTTAACTCGTGAACGTGCTGGATTTGAGGTTCGTGATGTTCACTATTCTCACTACGGTCGTATGTGTCCGATCGAAACTCCAGAGGGTCCAAACATCGGGTTAATAAACTCGTTATCTTCTTTTGCAAAGGTAAACAAGTTTGGATTTATTGAAACTCCTTACCGTAAGGTTGATCCGGAGACTGGTAAAGTAACTTCGCAAATCGACTACTTAACAGCAGATGAGGAAGATAATTACGTTGTAGCCCAAGCAAACGTACTGCTAGGTGACGATGGATCTTTCTTAGATGAAAATGTAGTAGCTCGTTTCCGTGGTGAAAACACAGTAGTAAAACGCGAACGAATTGACTACATGGACGTTTCTCCTAAGCAGGTAGTTTCTGCTGCAACGGCTTGTATCCCGTTCTTAGAGAATGACGACTCAAACCGTGCATTAATGGGAGCGAACATGCAACGTCAAGCAGTTCCTTTACTAAATCCAGAGTCACCAATTGTTGGTACTGGGATGGAGCATGTATCTGCAAGAGATTCAGGTGCTGCAGTAATCTGTAAATATCCTGGAATTGTAGAGCGTGTTGAGGCTCGTGAAGTTCATGTTCGTCGTATCGAAGAGGTAGACGGACAAAAAGTAAAAGGTAATTTAGATAAATATCGCTTACAAAAGTTCATCCGTTCGAACCAAGGTACTTGCTATAACCAACGCCCAATCGTAGCAGTAGGCAATGAAGTGGTAAAAGGAGAAATCCTCGCTGACGGCCCATCTATGCAATTAGGGGAACTTGCTCTTGGTAGAAACGTAATGGTTGCATTCATGACATGGGATGGTTACAACTATGAGGATGCTATCATTATGAGTGAACGCCTTGTAAAAGATGATGTATATACTTCTGTTCATATTGAAGAGTATGAGTCTGAGTCCCGTGATACGAAGCTTGGACCAGAAGAAATTACAAGAGATATTCCTAACGTAGGGGAAGATGCATTAAAGAATTTAGATGAGCGCGGAATTATTCGCATCGGTGCAGAGGTAAAGGATGGCGATCTATTAGTAGGTAAAGTAACTCCTAAAGGTGTAACGGAACTTACTGCAGAAGAAAGACTTTTACATGCAATCTTTGGTGAAAAAGCTCGTGAAGTTCGTGATACATCTCTACGTGTACCACATGGTGGTGGAGGAATCGTTCTAGATGTAAAAGTGTTTAATCGTGAAGATGGAGATGAACTACCTCCAGGAGTTAATCAACTAGTTCGTGTCTACATCGTTCAGAAGCGTAAGATTTCCGAAGGTGACAAAATGGCTGGACGACATGGTAACAAAGGGGTTATTTCCCGCATCTTACCAGAAGAAGATATGCCATATTTACCGGACGGAACACCTGTTGACATCATGTTAAACCCATTAGGAGTTCCATCTCGTATGAATATCGGTCAGGTGCTAGAGCTTCACTTAGGAATGGCAGCTCGTAGACTTGGAATTCATGTAGCATCTCCTGTATTTGATGGTGCAACGGAGGACGATGTTTGGAGTACGTTAGAAGAAGCAGGAATGGCGCGTGATGCGAAGACTGTTCTTTACGATGGAAGAACTGGTGAAGCGTTCGATAATCGTGTTTCTGTAGGAATTATGTATATGATTAAGTTAGCCCACATGGTTGACGATAAATTACATGCTCGTTCCACTGGCCCGTACTCATTAGTTACGCAACAGCCGCTTGGTGGTAAAGCACAATTTGGTGGTCAGCGTTTTGGTGAGATGGAGGTTTGGGCACTTGAAGCTTACGGTGCAGCTTATACACTTCAAGAAATCTTGACAGTTAAGTCGGATGATGTTGTAGGACGTGTTAAGACTTACGAAGCGATCGTTAAAGGTGAGAATGTACCTGAACCAGGAGTACCAGAATCATTCAAAGTATTAATCAAAGAACTTCAAAGTTTAGGAATGGATGTTAAAATCCTATCTGGAGACGATGAAGAGATTGAAATGCGTGACTTAGAAGATGATGAAGATCCTTCTTCTGAAAGCTTAAATGTAAACGCAAATGAAGAAGAAGTAAAAGAAACAGTAGTGAAAGAATAG
- the rpoC gene encoding DNA-directed RNA polymerase subunit beta' — protein sequence MLDVNNFEYMKIGLASPDKIRSWSFGEVKKPETINYRTLKPEKDGLFCERIFGPTKDWECHCGKYKRVRYKGVVCDRCGVEVTRQKVRRERMGHIELAAPVSHIWYFKGIPSRMGLVLDMSPRALEEVIYFASYVVTETGDTPLEKKQLLSEKEYRAYREKYGQTFQASMGAEAIRKLLSDIDLEKEVDTLKEELKTAQGQRRTRAIKRLEVLESFRGSGNEPSWMILDVLPVIPPELRPMVQLDGGRFATSDLNDLYRRVINRNNRLKRLLDLGAPSIIVQNEKRMLQEAVDALIDNGRRGRPVTGPGNRPLKSLSHMLKGKQGRFRQNLLGKRVDYSGRSVIVVGPNLKMYQCGLPKEMALELFKPFVMKELVERGLAHNIKSAKRKIERVQPEVWDVLESVIKEHPVLLNRAPTLHRLGIQAFEPTLVEGRAIRLHPLVCTAYNADFDGDQMAVHVPLSAEAQAEARILMLAAQNILNPKDGKPVVTPSQDMVLGNYYLTLEREGAVGEGMVFKDVNEALIAYQNGYVHLHSRVAVHAGSLTNETFTEEQRRKLIVTTVGKMIFNEILPTSFPYINEPTQYNLEKETPSKYFIEPGVNVREFIVAQPLIDPFKKKILGNIIAEVFKRFKITETSKMLDRMKNLGFRYSTKAGITVGVADIVVLKEKEEILTEAQTKVDTVLKQFRRGLITEEERYDRVIAIWSAAKDNIQGKLMASLPSLNHIFMMSDSGARGNASNFTQLAGMRGLMANPSGRIIELPIKSSFREGLTVLEYFISTHGARKGLADTALKTADSGYLTRRLVDVAQDVIVREEDCGTDRGLEVSSLKDGTEVVEKLEERLIGRYARKNVKHPETGEILVEENGLITEDIAKIIVDAGIETTWIRSVFTCNTRHGVCKKCYGRNLATGLEVEVGEAVGIIAAQSIGEPGTQLTMRTFHTGGVAGDDITQGLPRIQELFEARNPKGQAVISEISGVVTAINEGRDRQQEIVVQGEVETRTYTAPYTARLKVAVNSEVERGQVLTEGSIDPKELLRVKDMNAVQEYLLLEVQKVYRMQGVEIGDKHVEVMVRQMLRKVRVIDAGDTDVLPGTLLDIHQFTDANEKVLLEGRIPAIGRPVLLGITKASLETDSFLSAASFQETTRVLTDAAIKGKRDELLGLKENVIIGKLVPAGTGMNRYRKFELSKQTDEEAVPAE from the coding sequence TTGCTAGATGTTAATAACTTTGAATATATGAAGATAGGTTTAGCTTCTCCGGATAAGATCAGATCATGGTCTTTCGGAGAAGTAAAAAAACCGGAAACAATCAACTATCGTACACTTAAGCCTGAAAAAGACGGCTTATTTTGCGAAAGAATATTCGGTCCAACAAAGGACTGGGAGTGTCACTGTGGTAAGTATAAGCGTGTCCGTTATAAAGGAGTAGTTTGTGATCGTTGTGGAGTTGAAGTAACGAGACAAAAAGTACGCCGTGAGCGTATGGGGCATATTGAGCTTGCAGCACCTGTATCACACATTTGGTATTTCAAAGGAATCCCAAGTAGAATGGGTCTTGTTCTAGATATGTCACCGCGTGCGCTGGAAGAAGTAATTTATTTTGCTTCTTACGTTGTAACGGAAACGGGAGATACACCACTCGAGAAAAAGCAATTGCTTTCAGAAAAGGAATATCGTGCGTATCGTGAAAAATACGGGCAAACTTTCCAAGCTTCTATGGGAGCAGAAGCAATTCGAAAACTTTTATCTGATATCGATTTAGAAAAAGAAGTAGATACATTAAAAGAAGAATTAAAAACTGCACAAGGACAAAGACGTACAAGAGCAATCAAGCGCCTTGAAGTTTTAGAGTCATTTAGAGGGTCTGGTAATGAACCTTCATGGATGATTTTAGATGTTCTGCCGGTAATTCCACCAGAACTTCGTCCGATGGTACAGTTAGATGGTGGTCGTTTTGCAACTTCTGATTTAAACGATCTATATCGCCGTGTTATTAACAGAAACAATCGTTTAAAACGTTTGTTAGATCTTGGTGCGCCAAGCATTATCGTTCAAAACGAAAAGCGTATGCTTCAAGAGGCGGTTGACGCACTAATTGATAACGGTAGACGTGGGCGTCCTGTTACTGGACCGGGTAACCGTCCATTGAAATCCCTATCACATATGTTAAAAGGGAAACAAGGTCGTTTCCGTCAAAACTTATTAGGTAAACGTGTTGACTACTCTGGACGTTCTGTTATCGTCGTTGGTCCGAACTTAAAAATGTATCAATGTGGTCTTCCAAAAGAGATGGCACTTGAACTATTTAAGCCTTTCGTTATGAAAGAGCTAGTTGAAAGAGGACTTGCGCATAACATTAAGAGTGCAAAACGAAAAATCGAAAGAGTTCAACCTGAAGTTTGGGATGTATTAGAGAGTGTTATTAAAGAACACCCGGTTCTACTAAACCGTGCTCCAACGTTACATAGACTTGGAATTCAGGCATTCGAACCTACATTAGTAGAAGGTCGTGCGATTCGTTTGCATCCGTTAGTATGTACAGCTTACAACGCTGACTTCGACGGTGACCAAATGGCTGTTCACGTACCTCTATCTGCAGAAGCGCAAGCAGAAGCACGTATCCTAATGTTAGCTGCTCAAAACATCCTTAACCCTAAAGATGGAAAACCTGTTGTTACTCCTTCTCAAGATATGGTTTTAGGTAACTATTACTTAACTCTTGAAAGAGAAGGTGCAGTAGGGGAAGGTATGGTGTTTAAAGATGTAAATGAAGCACTAATTGCATACCAAAACGGATATGTACATTTACATTCACGTGTCGCAGTTCACGCAGGATCTTTAACGAACGAAACGTTTACTGAAGAACAAAGAAGAAAACTTATCGTTACAACTGTTGGAAAAATGATCTTTAATGAAATTTTACCAACGTCGTTCCCATACATTAATGAGCCTACTCAATATAACTTGGAAAAAGAAACACCATCTAAGTACTTCATTGAGCCGGGAGTAAATGTGAGAGAATTTATTGTGGCACAACCGCTAATCGATCCATTTAAAAAGAAAATTTTAGGTAATATCATTGCAGAGGTATTTAAGCGTTTCAAAATTACTGAAACATCAAAAATGCTTGATAGAATGAAAAACCTAGGATTTAGATACTCGACAAAAGCTGGTATTACAGTTGGTGTGGCTGATATCGTAGTATTGAAAGAAAAAGAAGAAATTTTAACAGAAGCACAAACAAAAGTAGACACTGTTCTTAAGCAGTTCCGCCGTGGTTTAATTACGGAAGAAGAGCGTTATGATCGTGTAATTGCCATCTGGAGTGCTGCAAAGGATAATATTCAAGGTAAGCTAATGGCTTCCTTACCAAGTCTAAACCATATCTTTATGATGAGTGACTCTGGTGCCCGTGGTAACGCATCTAACTTTACACAGTTAGCTGGTATGCGTGGACTTATGGCAAACCCATCTGGTCGTATTATTGAGTTACCGATTAAATCTAGTTTCCGTGAAGGTTTAACCGTATTAGAGTACTTTATCTCTACCCACGGGGCTCGTAAAGGTCTAGCAGATACAGCGTTAAAAACAGCCGACTCTGGTTACTTAACTCGTCGTCTTGTTGATGTGGCGCAAGATGTAATCGTTCGTGAAGAAGACTGTGGTACAGACCGTGGTTTAGAAGTATCTTCTCTAAAGGATGGTACAGAGGTAGTAGAAAAACTAGAAGAACGACTAATCGGTCGTTATGCTAGAAAAAATGTTAAACACCCAGAGACAGGTGAAATACTTGTTGAAGAAAACGGCTTAATAACTGAAGATATCGCTAAAATTATTGTAGATGCAGGTATTGAAACTACTTGGATTCGTTCCGTATTCACTTGTAACACAAGACACGGTGTTTGTAAGAAATGTTATGGACGTAATTTAGCGACTGGTTTAGAAGTAGAAGTTGGGGAAGCTGTCGGAATTATAGCGGCTCAATCCATCGGAGAACCAGGAACTCAGCTTACAATGCGTACGTTCCATACAGGTGGGGTAGCAGGAGACGATATCACACAAGGTTTACCGCGTATTCAAGAGTTATTTGAAGCTCGTAACCCGAAAGGTCAAGCAGTTATTTCTGAAATTTCAGGAGTTGTAACAGCGATAAATGAAGGTCGCGATCGTCAACAGGAGATTGTTGTCCAAGGTGAAGTAGAAACTAGAACGTATACTGCACCGTATACAGCAAGATTAAAGGTTGCTGTTAACAGTGAAGTAGAGCGCGGACAGGTGCTTACAGAAGGTTCTATCGATCCGAAAGAGCTACTAAGAGTAAAAGATATGAACGCAGTTCAAGAATATTTACTTTTAGAAGTACAAAAAGTTTATCGTATGCAAGGGGTAGAAATAGGAGATAAACACGTAGAGGTAATGGTTCGCCAAATGCTTCGTAAAGTACGTGTTATCGACGCGGGAGATACAGATGTATTACCTGGAACTCTGCTCGACATTCACCAATTTACAGATGCAAATGAAAAAGTATTACTAGAAGGTCGTATACCAGCAATTGGTCGCCCTGTATTACTAGGTATTACAAAAGCATCTCTTGAAACTGATTCATTCTTATCTGCTGCATCATTCCAAGAAACAACTCGTGTCCTAACAGATGCTGCAATTAAAGGTAAGCGCGATGAATTATTAGGATTAAAGGAAAATGTAATTATTGGTAAATTAGTACCTGCAGGAACAGGGATGAATCGTTACCGTAAATTTGAATTATCAAAGCAAACGGACGAAGAAGCAGTTCCGGCTGAATAA